From one Halosimplex rubrum genomic stretch:
- a CDS encoding Lrp/AsnC family transcriptional regulator, whose product MARDLDDVDRGILHALQENAREATAAEMADAVGVSASTVRNRIERLESTGVVRGYHPDIDYERAGFQLHVFVVCRAAPPDRSSLAAELLELSGVVRVRELLTGTENLHVEAVAADSAAVDDLLAAITGLGIEIVSSDIVNTTHVQPFDHFGADAVPDG is encoded by the coding sequence ATGGCCCGAGACCTCGACGACGTGGACCGGGGGATCCTCCACGCGCTGCAGGAGAACGCCAGGGAGGCGACGGCCGCCGAGATGGCGGACGCGGTGGGGGTCTCGGCCAGCACGGTCAGGAACCGGATCGAGCGCCTGGAGTCGACCGGCGTGGTCCGGGGGTATCATCCCGACATCGACTACGAGCGGGCGGGCTTCCAGCTGCACGTCTTCGTCGTCTGTCGCGCGGCGCCCCCCGACCGGTCGTCGCTGGCCGCGGAGCTACTGGAGCTGTCGGGCGTCGTCCGGGTTCGCGAGCTGTTGACCGGGACCGAGAACCTCCACGTCGAGGCGGTCGCCGCGGACTCCGCCGCCGTCGACGACCTCCTCGCGGCGATCACCGGCCTGGGGATCGAGATCGTCAGCTCCGACATCGTCAACACGACCCACGTCCAGCCGTTCGACCACTTCGGCGCCGACGCGGTCCCGGACGGCTGA
- a CDS encoding RraA family protein, with amino-acid sequence MGPEYDFDLDEEPRTLDITDLERIERYKEAGYGGSVADALYNVGVRRFVFDRDFFGVNRGQTLAGRALPVKLHTYPKTDEVEAYLEEKWEEENDGVHPQKELMRTVEAKDDGTVLCFDTGGDTQPAHFGEMSCTLAKAHGARGMLCAGNVRDTRYISEMEEFPVYTRGTVPNWHGGWEIIEVDQPIHVPGHLSHYVTIRPGDFVFADFDGAQLIPREVVDEVLLRVEAIHESEQEERRQIEEGMPIDEVYEEYGVL; translated from the coding sequence ATGGGGCCCGAGTACGACTTCGACCTGGACGAGGAGCCGCGCACGCTCGACATCACAGATCTGGAACGCATCGAGCGGTACAAAGAGGCGGGCTACGGCGGCAGCGTCGCCGACGCGTTGTACAACGTCGGCGTCCGCCGGTTCGTCTTCGACCGGGACTTCTTCGGCGTCAACCGCGGCCAGACCCTCGCCGGGCGAGCGCTCCCGGTGAAACTGCACACCTACCCCAAGACCGACGAGGTCGAGGCGTACCTGGAGGAGAAGTGGGAGGAAGAGAACGACGGCGTCCACCCCCAGAAGGAACTGATGCGGACCGTCGAGGCGAAAGACGACGGGACGGTCCTCTGTTTCGACACGGGCGGGGACACCCAGCCGGCCCATTTCGGCGAGATGTCCTGCACGCTGGCGAAGGCCCACGGCGCCCGGGGGATGCTCTGTGCGGGGAACGTCCGCGACACCCGCTATATAAGCGAGATGGAGGAGTTCCCCGTCTACACGCGGGGGACGGTCCCGAACTGGCACGGCGGCTGGGAGATCATCGAGGTCGACCAGCCGATCCACGTCCCGGGCCACCTCTCCCATTACGTGACGATCCGGCCCGGCGACTTCGTGTTCGCCGACTTCGACGGCGCGCAGTTGATCCCCCGCGAAGTCGTCGACGAAGTGCTCCTCCGCGTCGAGGCGATCCACGAGTCGGAACAGGAGGAACGCCGGCAGATCGAGGAGGGGATGCCAATCGACGAGGTCTACGAGGAGTACGGCGTGCTCTGA
- a CDS encoding enolase-like domain-containing protein yields the protein MSDLYDRIADLPLAVEGFDLDRHEMDTSAGFTRVTTVVELRGPDGAVGRGEGVAYDTEDHDRLRDAHERGALDWAFAGEYTFDGFSTALDDVDLFPEPPEREVSRHYRRWAVESAALDLALRQADTTFAAALDRSYDPVRFVVSTRLDTGGDPSAERIHEWLDVDPDMEFKLDPTDAWTPELMDDLAATDRVRILDLKSYYEGTEVDTDADPERYRQVAEAFPDAVLEDAKFTDETRAILDGVADRLSWDYPVVDVESVEALPIEPEWLNVKPSRFGTVSDLLETIEYCLERDIALYGGGQYELGVGREHLHAVASAFYPDGPNDIAPSAYHSPEPHADVPASPLDAPAEPVGLRWSRE from the coding sequence ATGAGCGACCTATACGACCGGATCGCGGATCTGCCCCTCGCGGTCGAGGGGTTCGACCTCGACCGCCACGAGATGGACACCTCCGCCGGGTTCACGCGCGTGACGACCGTCGTCGAACTGCGCGGCCCCGACGGCGCGGTCGGCCGCGGCGAGGGCGTGGCCTACGACACCGAGGACCACGATCGCCTGCGCGACGCCCACGAGCGCGGCGCTCTCGACTGGGCGTTCGCGGGGGAGTACACCTTCGACGGGTTCTCGACGGCGCTGGACGACGTAGATCTGTTCCCCGAGCCGCCCGAGCGCGAGGTGTCGCGCCACTACCGCCGGTGGGCCGTCGAGAGCGCGGCGCTGGACCTGGCACTGCGACAGGCCGACACCACCTTCGCCGCGGCGCTCGACCGGAGCTACGACCCGGTTCGGTTCGTCGTCTCGACGCGACTCGACACCGGCGGCGACCCCTCGGCCGAGCGGATCCACGAGTGGCTCGACGTCGACCCCGACATGGAGTTCAAGCTCGACCCGACCGACGCGTGGACGCCCGAGCTGATGGACGACCTGGCGGCGACCGACCGCGTGCGCATCCTCGACCTGAAGAGCTACTACGAGGGGACCGAGGTCGACACCGACGCCGACCCCGAGCGCTACCGGCAGGTCGCCGAGGCGTTCCCCGACGCCGTGCTGGAAGACGCGAAGTTCACCGACGAGACCCGGGCGATCCTCGACGGCGTGGCCGACCGACTCTCCTGGGACTACCCGGTCGTCGACGTGGAAAGCGTCGAGGCCCTGCCGATCGAGCCGGAGTGGCTCAACGTCAAGCCCTCGCGGTTCGGCACCGTTTCCGACCTGCTGGAGACGATCGAGTACTGCCTGGAGCGCGACATCGCGCTGTACGGCGGCGGCCAGTACGAACTCGGCGTCGGCCGCGAACACCTCCACGCCGTCGCGTCGGCGTTCTACCCCGATGGACCGAACGACATCGCGCCCAGCGCCTACCACAGCCCCGAGCCGCACGCGGACGTGCCGGCGAGTCCGCTGGACGCGCCCGCCGAGCCGGTCGGGCTGCGGTGGTCGCGGGAGTGA
- a CDS encoding MBL fold metallo-hydrolase, which translates to MEVVNVTADAETFTSNAYLALGESPTLVDAGAMSGVVDVIAEYTDDLDRVVLTHQHGDHVSQLDAVLDAFDAEVYAYADHPRRTDELADGDTVTVGEETCEVVFTPGHADDHVSLVSDASLFSGDVVVHDDGAFDDGSFGRTDMAGQSRERLIESIEDLLERLPESVKHMYSGHGDVFEGDVRAVVERALGRAERREPKYPDE; encoded by the coding sequence ATGGAAGTCGTCAACGTCACCGCCGACGCCGAGACGTTCACGAGCAACGCCTACCTCGCGCTCGGCGAGTCGCCGACGCTGGTCGACGCGGGCGCGATGAGCGGCGTCGTCGACGTGATCGCCGAGTACACCGACGACCTCGACCGCGTGGTCCTCACCCACCAGCACGGCGACCACGTCTCGCAACTGGACGCCGTCCTCGACGCCTTCGACGCCGAGGTGTACGCCTACGCCGACCACCCGCGACGCACCGACGAACTCGCCGACGGCGACACCGTGACCGTCGGCGAGGAGACCTGCGAGGTCGTCTTCACGCCGGGCCACGCCGACGACCACGTCTCGCTGGTCTCGGACGCCTCGCTCTTTTCCGGCGACGTGGTCGTCCACGACGACGGCGCCTTCGACGACGGCAGCTTCGGCCGCACCGACATGGCCGGCCAGTCCCGCGAACGGCTCATCGAATCGATCGAGGACCTCCTGGAGCGGCTGCCGGAGAGCGTGAAGCACATGTACAGCGGCCACGGCGACGTCTTCGAGGGCGACGTGCGCGCGGTCGTCGAGCGGGCGCTCGGACGGGCCGAACGCCGCGAACCGAAGTACCCCGACGAGTGA
- a CDS encoding TrmB family transcriptional regulator produces METDRLREALERAGLTEYQSAVYLGLLDQGTAPVVDVAERAGVPTSQVYDVVRTLEDRGFVETVEGDRLHARADEPGDVLDELRSTGELLADAADEIEDRWERPDPSEHRVSVVKRRRTVVENARVAIEDAAVSVEFGGSAAQFAELRPALAAAAERGVVVHASVNGPISDTDVSAETLADSPITEVRHSHSPGSFLTVVDRRQGFLSPNVHADEEYGVQVGDDLLTFLFHWSFLTCGWVPAEQVHVAEPDETAYISIEEFVRHAAVCWSEGATVTVVVRGRDTDTGDPVQIRGELVDIRFGPDNGTVADPSYDELGGTVSIVLDTVEGDVEVGGWGAVTEDVEAEVVRVEGVSE; encoded by the coding sequence GAGCGCGCGGGCCTGACGGAGTACCAGTCGGCCGTGTACCTCGGACTGCTGGACCAGGGGACGGCGCCGGTCGTCGACGTGGCCGAGCGGGCCGGCGTGCCCACCTCGCAGGTGTACGACGTGGTGCGGACGCTGGAGGACCGCGGGTTCGTCGAGACCGTCGAGGGGGACCGCCTGCACGCCCGTGCGGACGAACCCGGCGACGTGCTCGACGAACTGCGCTCGACGGGGGAGCTGCTGGCCGACGCCGCCGACGAGATCGAGGACCGCTGGGAGCGGCCCGACCCCAGCGAACACCGCGTCAGCGTCGTCAAGCGCCGGCGGACCGTCGTCGAGAACGCCCGCGTCGCCATCGAGGACGCCGCGGTGTCCGTCGAGTTCGGCGGGAGCGCCGCGCAGTTCGCCGAACTCCGGCCCGCGCTGGCGGCCGCCGCCGAGCGCGGCGTCGTCGTCCACGCGTCGGTCAACGGCCCCATCTCCGACACCGACGTGTCCGCCGAGACGCTCGCCGACAGCCCCATCACCGAAGTCCGACACTCCCACTCGCCCGGCTCCTTCCTCACCGTCGTCGACCGCCGGCAGGGCTTCCTCTCGCCGAACGTCCACGCCGACGAGGAGTACGGCGTCCAGGTCGGCGACGACCTGCTGACCTTCCTCTTTCACTGGTCGTTTCTCACCTGCGGGTGGGTCCCCGCAGAGCAGGTACACGTCGCCGAGCCCGACGAGACGGCCTACATCAGCATCGAGGAGTTCGTCCGCCACGCCGCCGTCTGCTGGAGCGAGGGCGCGACCGTCACCGTCGTCGTCCGCGGGCGCGACACCGACACCGGAGACCCCGTTCAGATCCGCGGCGAGTTGGTCGACATTCGCTTCGGCCCCGACAACGGTACCGTCGCCGACCCCTCCTACGACGAACTCGGCGGCACCGTCTCTATCGTCCTCGATACCGTCGAAGGCGACGTCGAGGTCGGCGGCTGGGGCGCCGTCACCGAGGACGTAGAGGCCGAGGTCGTCCGCGTCGAAGGGGTCTCGGAGTAA
- a CDS encoding 50S ribosomal protein L40e, producing the protein MPKFEPAERRELEKQICMRCNARNSVEAESCRKCGYKNLRRKSKERRNA; encoded by the coding sequence ATGCCCAAGTTCGAACCCGCGGAACGACGCGAGCTCGAGAAGCAGATCTGCATGCGCTGCAACGCCCGCAACTCCGTCGAGGCCGAGAGCTGCCGCAAGTGCGGCTACAAGAATCTCCGCCGCAAGAGCAAAGAGCGCCGCAACGCTTGA
- a CDS encoding aldo/keto reductase: MEYVTAAGVDVPALGFGTARMDGHEERRRAVSAALDAGYRHVDTAQIYGSEPAVGEAVRESPVDREELFVTTKLSRDNRAYDDAVASTRASLDRLDTDYVDLLLVHSPNDDVPHAETLRAMNDCRDDGLVRHVGVSNFSVEQTREAMDASEAPILTNQVEYHVRKRRDDLLRFCVEEGVMLTAYSPLDVGGLADDGALAEIGDRYGKTASQVALRWLVQQPMVSAIPMSSNPEHVRANVDVFDFELTADEMERLFDRGGPIDGIRSALGL; this comes from the coding sequence ATGGAGTACGTCACGGCCGCAGGCGTCGACGTGCCGGCACTGGGATTCGGCACCGCCCGGATGGACGGCCACGAGGAGCGCCGCCGCGCCGTCTCGGCGGCGCTCGACGCGGGTTACCGGCACGTCGACACCGCCCAGATCTACGGGAGCGAGCCCGCGGTCGGCGAGGCCGTCCGCGAGTCGCCGGTCGACCGCGAGGAGCTGTTCGTCACGACGAAGCTCTCGCGGGACAACCGCGCGTACGACGACGCCGTCGCGTCGACCCGCGCGAGCCTCGACCGCCTCGACACCGACTACGTCGACTTGCTGCTCGTCCACTCGCCCAACGACGACGTGCCCCACGCCGAGACGCTGCGGGCGATGAACGACTGCCGGGACGACGGCCTCGTCCGCCACGTCGGCGTCTCGAACTTTTCGGTCGAACAGACCCGCGAGGCGATGGACGCCTCCGAGGCCCCGATCCTCACCAACCAGGTCGAGTACCACGTCCGGAAGCGCCGCGACGACCTCCTGCGCTTTTGCGTCGAGGAGGGCGTGATGCTGACCGCCTACAGCCCGCTCGACGTCGGCGGCCTCGCCGACGACGGCGCTCTCGCCGAGATCGGCGACCGCTACGGCAAGACCGCGAGTCAGGTCGCGCTCCGCTGGCTGGTCCAGCAGCCGATGGTCTCGGCGATCCCGATGTCCTCGAATCCCGAGCACGTCCGGGCGAACGTCGACGTCTTCGACTTCGAACTCACTGCCGACGAGATGGAACGACTGTTCGACCGGGGCGGCCCGATCGACGGGATCCGGTCGGCGCTCGGGCTGTAG
- the tnpA gene encoding IS200/IS605 family transposase produces the protein MVKSTRHAKYELYYHIVFVPKYRRSHLTGKTKERLETIFAEICEDKDLELAESEVMPDHVHLFIGSPPKNAPSLIVNWVKGISARKYNQRYDDRVKWTRSYYVGTAGSTSKDAVERYIAEQEGGDE, from the coding sequence ATGGTAAAGAGTACCCGTCACGCGAAATACGAACTCTACTACCACATAGTGTTCGTGCCGAAATATCGGCGTTCGCACTTGACGGGGAAGACAAAGGAACGTCTCGAAACCATCTTTGCGGAAATCTGTGAGGACAAAGACCTCGAACTGGCCGAGTCCGAGGTCATGCCTGACCACGTACACCTATTCATCGGGAGTCCACCCAAGAACGCCCCCTCACTCATCGTCAACTGGGTCAAGGGCATCTCGGCGCGGAAGTACAATCAGCGGTACGACGACCGCGTGAAGTGGACTCGTTCCTACTATGTCGGGACAGCAGGAAGCACCTCGAAAGACGCTGTTGAACGATACATCGCTGAACAGGAAGGTGGCGACGAATGA
- a CDS encoding RNA-guided endonuclease InsQ/TnpB family protein, with translation MKRVNTFEVVPQTENDKECLLRLLDASASLWNELTYERRQNYFGDGDVWDTSEYRGRYNGVVGSATVQQVTRKNSEAWRSFFALKEKGEGANPPSYWGNEEDGHELRTYIRCNQYTIQWGKRSRLEIPVGQELKDEYGLGYHERLRLGVRGNPKWDGEQGRLELEYDEVSDTFRAFQPVTVPDSRLDSPLASHEAALDVGANNLVACSTTTGSQYLYDGRELFGRFRETTDEIARLQSKLRERRYSSKRIRRLYRQRTKRRDHAQNALVRDLVERLYEEGVSTVYVGDLTDVLETHWSVRVNEKTHNFWAFKKFIHRLACVCEEYGISLEAESEAWTSQTCPKCGDHEETVRHGDTLTCPCGFEGHADLTASETFLREHSDTEVRPMARPVRFEWDDHDWSGKPHPHESPKEVRTNPQVASVESA, from the coding sequence ATGAAGCGAGTCAACACCTTCGAGGTGGTGCCACAGACCGAAAACGACAAAGAGTGCCTTCTACGGCTACTCGATGCGTCCGCCTCTCTGTGGAACGAACTGACCTACGAACGCCGTCAGAACTACTTCGGTGACGGCGACGTGTGGGACACTTCCGAATACCGTGGACGCTACAACGGCGTCGTCGGAAGCGCAACCGTCCAACAGGTCACACGCAAGAACAGCGAAGCGTGGCGGTCGTTCTTCGCCCTCAAAGAGAAAGGCGAGGGCGCTAACCCACCGTCGTACTGGGGCAACGAAGAGGACGGACACGAACTCCGTACCTATATTCGGTGCAACCAGTACACGATTCAGTGGGGCAAGCGGTCGCGTCTCGAAATCCCCGTCGGGCAAGAACTGAAAGACGAATACGGACTCGGCTACCACGAACGACTCCGCCTCGGAGTCCGAGGCAACCCGAAGTGGGACGGCGAACAAGGTCGTCTGGAACTTGAGTACGACGAGGTGAGCGACACGTTCAGGGCTTTTCAACCAGTCACCGTGCCTGATTCTCGACTGGATTCACCACTGGCTTCTCACGAAGCCGCCCTTGATGTTGGCGCAAACAATCTCGTTGCCTGTTCCACGACTACTGGTTCCCAGTACCTCTACGACGGTCGGGAGTTGTTCGGACGGTTCCGTGAAACGACTGACGAAATCGCCCGCCTACAGTCGAAACTACGTGAGAGACGCTATAGTTCCAAACGGATTCGACGGCTGTACCGACAGCGGACAAAACGCCGTGACCACGCACAGAACGCGCTAGTGCGCGACCTCGTTGAACGGCTGTACGAGGAGGGCGTATCGACGGTGTACGTGGGCGATTTGACCGATGTGCTGGAAACGCACTGGTCGGTCAGGGTGAACGAGAAGACGCACAACTTCTGGGCGTTCAAGAAGTTCATCCACCGTCTCGCGTGTGTCTGTGAGGAGTACGGAATCAGCCTTGAAGCCGAGTCAGAAGCGTGGACGAGTCAGACGTGTCCCAAATGTGGCGACCACGAGGAGACGGTTCGCCACGGGGATACGCTGACGTGTCCGTGTGGCTTCGAGGGGCACGCCGACCTCACGGCGTCAGAGACGTTCCTTCGAGAACACAGTGATACGGAAGTCAGGCCGATGGCACGGCCCGTGCGATTCGAGTGGGACGACCACGACTGGTCGGGGAAACCACACCCTCACGAAAGTCCCAAAGAAGTGCGCACAAACCCGCAAGTTGCCTCCGTGGAATCGGCATAG
- a CDS encoding PAS domain S-box protein has protein sequence MSATPTTIRVLHVDDDPDLSALVASALEREDDRFEVVTATNPDEGLERLAGERVDCVVSDYDMPGTNGIEFLERVRADRPDLPFILYTGKGSEEVASDAVSAGVTDYLQKGTGADQYALLANRIDNAVSAARSRRALEERNRRLETLISNLPGIVYRCRNESGWPMEFVAGECAEITGYAAATLESSDVNWGTDVLHPDDREEMWESVQSAVSEGAPFEVTYRIRTADGETRWMWERGRAITTDGGGGGVDRIEGFITDVTERREREQTLERYRSMVNAMPNSACIYDADGRFAVVNDHLAEFMGATSEELEGTKSALAEEIRAGADADPFRALVEGEREAVGGEVEARFPGHGRAIVDYRLARLEIDGEFDGIVAIGRDVTERRERELEATGARLEALVDNFPDMIDVLDPEGRIVDANPRLCDALGYDEDDLLGTAVWEVDETADPDAVRSLLDGMAVGESRKFDGRYRRADGSTFPVEVNLVRVDLRGADRYLAVSRDITERKRREDALAGLTDATEGFMDAPDPETVAEHAVEIGRSVLGRDVNGVWLADDAGERLRPVVQTEAADALFGEMPAFDGEGSLAWEAFETGDIVVCEDLTDEPDRYNPDTPLSSEIVLPLGEYGVAVVGSTDPADFDEVDVSLAHVFASTVEAALDRAAREDESRRHRRELERQNERLDEFASIVSHDLRNPLQVATARLDFVREECDSDHLDAVERAHDRMEALIEDLLTLGREGKAVLDIEPVDLDDAARSCWRSVRTPEATLVIETDAAVRADRSRLQQLLGNLLANAVEHGSTSPRSQTPEDAVEHGATGGRSRADEATEAGDPATDGSTGVVTVRVGRLDDGSGFFVADDGPGIDEAERDRVFSSGYSTATEGTGFGLSIVEQIADAHGWSVGIVESEAGGARFEIRGVETDA, from the coding sequence ATGAGCGCGACACCGACGACGATCCGCGTCCTGCACGTCGACGACGACCCGGACCTGTCGGCGCTGGTCGCGTCGGCGCTCGAACGCGAGGACGACCGGTTCGAGGTGGTGACGGCGACCAACCCGGACGAGGGGCTGGAACGGCTCGCGGGCGAGCGGGTCGACTGCGTCGTCAGCGACTACGACATGCCCGGGACGAACGGGATCGAGTTCCTCGAACGGGTTCGCGCCGACCGCCCCGACCTCCCCTTTATCCTCTACACGGGCAAGGGGAGCGAGGAGGTGGCGAGCGACGCCGTCTCGGCGGGGGTGACGGACTACCTCCAGAAGGGGACCGGGGCCGACCAGTACGCGCTGCTGGCCAACCGGATCGACAACGCCGTCTCGGCGGCCCGGTCGCGGCGGGCGCTGGAGGAGCGCAACCGCCGGCTGGAGACGCTGATCAGCAACCTCCCGGGGATCGTCTACCGCTGTCGCAACGAGTCCGGGTGGCCCATGGAGTTCGTCGCCGGCGAGTGCGCCGAGATCACCGGCTACGCCGCCGCGACGCTGGAGTCGAGCGACGTGAACTGGGGAACGGACGTGCTCCACCCGGACGACCGCGAGGAGATGTGGGAGTCGGTCCAGTCGGCGGTGAGCGAGGGCGCCCCCTTCGAAGTGACCTACCGGATCCGGACCGCCGACGGCGAGACCCGGTGGATGTGGGAGCGCGGGCGGGCGATCACTACCGACGGCGGCGGTGGCGGCGTCGACCGCATCGAGGGGTTCATCACCGACGTGACCGAGCGCCGCGAGCGCGAACAGACGCTCGAACGCTACCGGAGCATGGTGAACGCGATGCCGAACTCCGCGTGCATCTACGACGCCGACGGCCGCTTCGCCGTCGTCAACGACCACCTCGCGGAGTTCATGGGGGCGACCTCGGAGGAACTGGAGGGGACGAAGAGCGCGCTCGCCGAGGAGATCCGGGCCGGGGCCGACGCCGACCCGTTCCGGGCGCTGGTCGAGGGCGAGCGCGAGGCGGTCGGCGGCGAGGTCGAGGCGCGGTTCCCCGGCCACGGGCGGGCGATCGTCGACTACCGGCTGGCCCGCCTGGAGATCGACGGCGAGTTCGACGGCATCGTCGCCATCGGCCGCGACGTGACCGAGCGCCGCGAGCGGGAGCTCGAAGCGACCGGCGCCCGCCTGGAGGCGCTGGTCGACAACTTCCCGGACATGATCGACGTGCTCGACCCCGAGGGGCGGATCGTCGACGCGAACCCGCGGCTCTGCGACGCGCTGGGCTACGACGAGGACGACCTGCTCGGGACGGCCGTCTGGGAGGTCGACGAGACGGCCGACCCCGATGCCGTGCGGTCGCTGCTCGACGGGATGGCCGTCGGCGAGTCGCGGAAGTTCGACGGTCGCTACCGTCGGGCCGACGGGTCGACGTTCCCCGTCGAGGTCAACCTGGTCCGCGTCGACCTGCGCGGTGCGGACCGGTATCTCGCCGTCTCGCGGGATATCACCGAGCGCAAGCGCCGCGAGGACGCGCTCGCCGGGCTCACGGACGCGACCGAGGGGTTCATGGACGCCCCGGACCCCGAGACCGTCGCCGAACACGCCGTCGAGATCGGCCGGTCCGTCCTCGGCCGCGACGTCAACGGCGTCTGGCTGGCCGACGACGCGGGCGAGCGGCTCCGCCCGGTCGTCCAGACTGAGGCGGCCGACGCGCTGTTCGGCGAGATGCCCGCTTTCGACGGCGAGGGGAGCCTCGCCTGGGAAGCCTTCGAGACCGGCGACATCGTCGTCTGCGAGGACTTGACCGACGAGCCGGACCGCTACAACCCCGACACGCCGCTGTCGAGCGAGATCGTCCTGCCGCTGGGCGAGTACGGCGTCGCAGTCGTCGGCTCGACCGACCCCGCCGACTTCGACGAGGTGGACGTGTCGCTGGCGCACGTCTTCGCCAGCACCGTCGAGGCCGCCCTCGACCGGGCCGCCCGCGAGGACGAGTCCCGGCGCCACCGCCGGGAGCTCGAACGGCAGAACGAGCGCCTCGACGAGTTCGCGAGCATCGTCTCTCACGACCTGCGCAACCCCCTGCAGGTCGCGACGGCACGGCTCGATTTCGTCCGCGAGGAGTGCGACAGCGACCACCTCGACGCCGTCGAGCGCGCCCACGACCGCATGGAGGCGCTCATCGAGGACCTGCTCACGCTCGGCCGCGAGGGCAAGGCCGTCCTCGACATCGAGCCCGTCGACCTCGACGACGCCGCCCGCTCGTGCTGGCGGAGCGTCCGCACCCCCGAGGCGACCCTCGTCATCGAGACCGACGCGGCCGTCCGCGCCGACCGGAGCCGCCTCCAGCAACTGCTCGGGAACCTGCTCGCGAACGCCGTGGAACACGGTTCCACGAGCCCTCGGTCGCAAACTCCCGAGGACGCCGTCGAGCACGGGGCCACCGGCGGCCGATCCCGCGCCGACGAGGCGACCGAGGCCGGCGACCCGGCGACCGACGGTTCGACCGGGGTCGTGACCGTCCGGGTCGGCCGACTCGACGACGGGTCGGGCTTCTTCGTCGCCGACGACGGCCCGGGGATCGACGAGGCCGAACGCGACCGCGTGTTCTCCAGCGGCTATTCGACCGCGACGGAGGGGACCGGCTTCGGGCTCTCCATCGTCGAACAGATCGCCGACGCCCACGGCTGGTCGGTCGGTATCGTCGAGAGCGAGGCCGGCGGCGCGCGCTTCGAGATCCGCGGCGTCGAGACCGACGCGTGA
- a CDS encoding HalOD1 output domain-containing protein has protein sequence MGDMLSTKVSTEIAAREGVDPLQLDEPLYDVIDVGALERLVETAGRRGDGEFEVEFTYYGYDVAVDGSGEVTVTGGPSAAGDAGRESADQPATGR, from the coding sequence ATGGGTGATATGTTGAGCACCAAGGTAAGCACGGAGATCGCGGCGCGGGAAGGCGTCGACCCGCTGCAACTGGACGAGCCGCTCTACGACGTGATAGACGTCGGCGCGCTGGAACGGCTGGTCGAGACGGCCGGGCGACGGGGCGACGGGGAGTTCGAGGTCGAGTTCACGTACTACGGCTACGACGTGGCGGTCGACGGATCGGGCGAGGTTACCGTCACCGGCGGCCCGTCCGCCGCCGGCGACGCCGGCCGGGAATCGGCCGACCAGCCGGCCACCGGGCGATAG
- a CDS encoding GIY-YIG nuclease family protein codes for MTEGTYTLLVELATPATIEVGALGEVAFAAGAYAYTGSAFGPGGFARVERHRELAAGERDARHWHIDYLLGHPDAAVEAVVRTADADVECAVGRTLARADGIERVAGFGASDCDCDSHLVRAAGRERLRGAVERAHGAADGASEANG; via the coding sequence ATGACCGAGGGGACGTACACGCTGCTCGTCGAACTGGCGACGCCGGCGACGATCGAGGTGGGGGCGCTGGGCGAGGTCGCGTTCGCGGCGGGCGCCTACGCTTACACCGGGAGCGCGTTCGGGCCGGGCGGGTTCGCCCGCGTCGAGCGCCACCGCGAGCTGGCCGCCGGCGAGCGCGACGCCCGCCACTGGCACATCGACTACCTGCTGGGCCACCCCGACGCCGCCGTCGAGGCGGTCGTCCGGACGGCCGACGCCGACGTGGAGTGTGCGGTCGGTCGCACGCTCGCCCGGGCGGACGGCATCGAGCGCGTCGCGGGGTTCGGCGCCTCCGACTGCGACTGCGACTCGCATCTCGTCCGCGCCGCCGGGCGCGAGCGGCTCCGAGGGGCCGTCGAGCGCGCTCACGGCGCCGCCGACGGAGCGAGCGAGGCCAACGGGTGA